GAAAATTGAGCGCAAATATCTTATTATAATATCTATTGAAAATAGCGTTATAATGGATTCATAAATGATTATGGTAAGTTTCTTAAAATCCCTCAATTAAGCTTTTGTGTCATAAAAACCACACATTCACAAACATATCCCAAAATTATATgtcataaaataatgtatttcacAATTAAATCCCGTTCTGTATTTTCAGCCTAATACACCATATTACAATATTACACTAATCAGCTCACTACTACTATGATAAATATAGGATGTTTACAGTTTAACATAAAACAGGCTTAGTGTTGAAATACcaaagacaaatatttaacattaaGGATTCACCTCACCAAACTGGTTTAAGTCCGTTTGACCTCGTGATTTTTTGTTTACCAGTAAATTGACCTTTGTCCAGGCGAACGTTCACCGACAATATGTCTATATAAACCTTGTACTGATCGCCAGCTAAAATAATACAGAAGACATACATGCGgttgatatttttatcagaAGAACGTTTTTGCGTCAGAGGTAGGTATACCATTTTTTATCCTTAcacaaaatgcagaaaatattCAGTATAAATCATGCATCAATGAAATAACTAATTGCAGATGGTTTGAACTTATTTGTATCAttctaaatcaaaattaaatggtACATCTTAGTATATATGAAATGATTTACTTTTAACATGTCTATAAACgtatagatattatatattaaagatgctccaccgccgacagagcataaatgatattcatcatttgaacaataattggtgtttaatcgtctataattggtgtttaatcgtatatatatatatatatataattaacacaaaaaatgatataaaataatttacttcgtctttggtgcatgcgcaatcagtacttcattccatataggatatagtggcacggaattttttcgggatgcaattaattattttttatatttttaacgtgaagtaaaattagaagctcaaacttttcaatggtggaaatggtctcaagtaagtaacttttgtaactgaagaaaaatactaaatcgtctgctcctgtttttaatagtgaaaaaataccacttgacagcggtggagcatctttaagcgcCTGCGTTAGTATTGAAATACGTGAGACTTTATCGTCCATGACTAAAATATTGTCACGTCATTGTACTGAGatagtgttacatgtatatagatactTTGGAAAAACATCATCCTATTCCTGGAAACAATGAAGCGCTGTAAATATGCCATACTGCTAAatgatgacacaggtaaaaccATACAAATGTGTATATCTAGTTAGAGTGATCAATAACTGTTTGATAATTTATCCGGGCGAGGATAGAGAACTAGGTGAGATGGAACAAGTTTTAGCTTAGCTTGAACTGCACACAACGATTTTAGATAATTGTGAGATAAATATTTTCCAATTTCTAGTTTGTCTTCCTTTTACCGGAACATTCTTCCCTAACAAAGCACAAATATTcatttccaacggtagtaaaaTTAAGAAATGATATTGTAATATGGGTACGAAGCTACCAAATGTCCTCGTTTTCTGACAATGAGTTGTACAGCTTTGCTTATAATGAATTATTGATGGTGAATGCTATACGTTTTGTCTAGTACCTACCAGGTGTAGCATATATaatagtacatatatgtatatagtaaatATCACTCCAAGGTTAGCAGAGATCATACGGAAGGAATTAACGTTTTGACATCATCGATATTAAAGCAGGTAAGCATGGTCCTGGCAATTCTATAACTAATAATGTTTAAATGgatatttgattttgtaaaatcaacattttgtttACTCTAAGAAACTATTTACGGAACCGAATGTGTGTCAGCGAAACTCAATAATAATTTCTTCAACACAAGTTAGTGTCGCCCGTTCATTTTATTGGTAATGAAATCAAAGATATCTGACTTGTAATTTTGTCATTCAACATTTGACCTAGAGGCACCACAGACTCATTGGATGTTTATAACTCGTAATGCCGGCGACTTGTCATGAGAATTGCATTCAAACTGTTTACATTGCATTTCTGGGTCCATTTTATCAGAGGGTAAATAGggtaaaaatcaaaataaaattatatctgTTGAAGCTAGTCTAACACAACTATACTATTTTATTCAATTCTTTGCCCACTCACCAACTTTAGAGAAGATGTagcaaacaaaaaatgaaaattgtattGATCATGTGATAAAGCTAATCACCCTTTAGATGTAAACGTTTAGATGAGCTAGTTTAGTTATGTCGCCATACGGAATATTCTTCACACTCTGGGTTTCTCCATGTCGACAGATTACATGTGTtctcaaattgaaaaaaaacacatatcaaacataacaGGTTTGTTTATcttaatacaaataataaaacattaatcgAAATCATCGATTGTGTGTAACATCTCTTCTTTGAATTATACACATACGCTATTACAATAATGTAGAACACAATATGCTTAACTCGTGCACGACTCTTATTATCCTATCGGAACAATACCATATCAGTTGATGACTGACAAACATAAGCCCTAAGTTAACTAACATTGGTGATTGATTCCACACACATATCTGTATTTTATTCTCCTTATTAAGGATTGTATCGTACCAACACACAATGGCTTCTAATTAAAATTCTCTCTTTTGCGCTGTCGAAAACGGACTAGTTTATACTTCTGACAGCTAATGATGTACCATGGTTTACGCCATCACAAACTGACTGTTTGTCTCACTGAATATAGAGGTTTAGATCAAGTTTTAGGAAAACTAACTTAAGATGACTTTTCTTCCACAGACGTCATCAATACCACACTTGACCGATGGGTAATAATTCGTCTCACAAAGGGTTGTCCAAAGCCGAAATTCGACAACTGGAAAAACTCTCTAATTTTTCTAAAGATGAAATCAGAGACTGGCATAAAGAATATCAGCAAAGTAAAAAAGGTAGCCATCTAACTGTTCAGGAATTCAAAGATGTCTACTCTAGGATGTACGGCGCAGACGCGGGGCAATTTGCTGGGCACGTCTTTAGAACGTTTGACACCAATGGGGATGGAAAAGTAGACTTCAGAGAGTTTTTGATCGGTCTTAGTGTGACATCTGCCGATGATATTGACCAAAAATTGAAGTGGGCATTCACCATGTACGACATGGATGGTGATGGGACTATTTCAAGGGAAGAAATGCTAGATATGATGACGGTATGTTGTATGTATTGTATGACAATAACGTATTACGGTATGTAATGTATTAATTTACATTAAGCAATGTATtatatgacaatgaaatattgtgACCATTAAGAATTGTAATGAAGCATTGCCTACAAGTGATATTATATCGATGCAATGCATATGGATGATAAACAGATAGTCACACAAATACTTTCCTATGGATAGTGACATACAGATCAAATTGGAATCCATAGTGTGGATGGTGTATAAATCTTatcacattttcattatattatttacGATAGCAGCGCCGAAAAAAGGCGGCATAATAGAGTCCTTACTATAAAAGatgttttcattaaaaacattgaaatgcTGATACATTCTCGACGTTCATTGATTTATCCTGAATTGTACAACATTCTGAAGCGTACgtttaattagataattacaTAATGTTAATAATCAACATTCTGAAAGAAATGTTGtgaatactgtatatatacttgATTTATATAATGTTCATTCTGACCCTATTCAATATATTGACTGAGTTTTTCTAGtattgtctatattttaataaatttcacatATGATTATTTTCAGTCAGTTTACCGAATGACACCAACAATTGTAAAGCCGCCAGATGTCGCTACACCGGAAATGATGACAACCAAGCTTTTCGGCGAAATAGACGAAAACGGCGACGGCTCAATAACCTGGGAGGAGTTCCGAACGGGAGCGAAGGCAGATCCACTTGTCCTTAATATGTTACAGTTAAACCCTGACCCTCTGTGAGTTCCGAACGGAAGCGAAGGCAGATTAACATATCCTTAATATGTTACAATTAAGCTCAGACCCTTTCTGAAGTATCTATCATCACTTTCATTAAGTTTCATATTTTTGCATAGTATTGAAATAATTGACTGAGATTACATGCATGCATCTTTTTATTGTTTCCCTGATGAGGCCCTACCTAGACCACTATTtttaaataacgaaatataaGTGAAATGGTTATTCTTGTGCTGCAacagaagaaaataaaataaaaactttattgCGATTATCTATGCTTCGGAATTTCAAAACGCCGGATTGAAATGGATTAACAACCCTAAAATTAGTTGTGTATTGTGTCAGCTAGATGCGATATAGCCATTTTACCGTCTGTGGACATTTCTTATCTAATTGatttttaagttttgttttatgCCTTCACAATCAGATATGCTTTAATGATTTCCACCAATTGCATACTTCTTGTCTAAGGATGTGTGCTACTGTGatgctttttgttttgttttgatggaGAACAGATATTTGttgtttaataaataaataaacaacatcgaAGCGTTATCAGGGTGTCGTGCTCCAAGAGaaacaatatataaacaataccaCTCATATGTGTTGATCTGAAGTGTCGGATCGCACGAGTTTATTGTGCGGAGGAATATATTACAAGTGTGCGTAGTCTTGAAGACAGGTTGACTTATAGTAGCTAATATCTTGGCTTTTATCATAACGAGGAGTtctgtaatgtacatgtattttaacaaAACAGAAGCTATGCATATTAACGCTGCCTTTGAATAATACTTACGTCCAACTTTTAGGATATCGATATAACAAGATGATTTGAAAATAGATACTACGCGTTATATAGTATACTAAAATGATGTATCCATAGCATGGTTGAACACTCGTCATGTATAGATATTGGTGATATGATGATTTACATCTACAAGACGATAGTTGATATAAGGACCAGAAGAAAAGGTCAATCACATACAGAAACAACTGACAAAATGGAAAAACAGACAGATAATGCGACAGTAAATGGAACGAGGAGGCAGATTTAATGACGGCCAGAGGAATAGGTAGAGAAAGTGAAAAGTTGTCAATAAATAAGTATCAGTCTAAAGCCAAGAGcagaaaaacaaagatataatCAACAGACAGACAAAAGGTAACAACGTACAAAAGCCAATAGCCAGAACCTAATAACAAGCAAGACCCAACATCAGACTGAAGACAAATACCAAGCAGCAAGCAAGAGAGACACAAActtttttcttctgaaatactTTACAATAGGTACAAAATGTGtgcaatatttttcaaaaaagttttaaatCCTTGAAGGTTAGCATCTCTCTTTATAAGTATATTACTTTTACTGTTACAATTGTCTATCATTGTTCAGTTTAATGTGCTTTGgccaaataaataaaaaaaagtctatCAAggtacccgaccgaccctaattttttaccccgtctatcatttttttctgtacctAAAAGGATACTCATACTAATAGTTTTACTCTATTTATAGTTTTACTCTAGGACTTAGTCAAATTTCCATTTATTCATTGCTAAATAGAGAGTCAAGAGTTAAAGACACTAATTCTTCATCCTTTATTGATAAGTAGGAGCCATAAATCTGTTTAGTAAACAGCTCGCTATTGCATCTGAACttgacaataaatatatatatatagaaaaaatccCTACCTAcagaccctaattttttacaatGTAACCTTAAACAGATGTATTTTTTGGCCTCATGTTACGTACAACCTAGTACAAcctaaaacacaaacattagaCAATAACAACGTTTGGTAAACACCCATGTTCCTATCGTCATCTTCTCGTCTGCATGAACATTATCTGTCTTCCATGTAGCATAAATGCGACTGCTTAACTTAATTTATTCTAGAACTACCAGAACGACTTGTGACCTAATTAGTATTTTTAgcataataaattatttctaGACAAAAACATTACATGTAAGCTTTGCTGGGACTCCACGCGTGAGTAGGAATAATCCTAACTTTAAGGCTACTTTCTTTGATCTTAACTAAAACTAGTTAGGGCTCGTGTTCAAAATATCGACAATTTTATTGACTAAATCGAACCACTGCATGGTaatcaaattaagtatttttattttaaatgtcagACATTTTACACGTACATCAAATGTTTCGTCCCCACTAAAAAAGTGGTCTCATTGtcttaaataaatatcaaatgtctGTAACAAGATAAAGTTCTCTCTCAAAAACAAATACCAGTGACTTTCTATTCTCATTACAAAACGCGTTGTCTTAAAGTTTATGTCAAATTGAGGCATAGCAAAATGTTATATCCATTTTTACGTAccgtttttattttcttgtcgCATTTAAGACTTTCATTAAAGCTTTTGTTTGATTCAACCTCAATTAATAACTGAATTTAGTGCATTGTTTGAAATTGGCCGGATAATAGTAAAGTTATATAGTCCATCAATCCAGAATGTGAAGTCCATGCAAATACAACAGTAACAGGAGTGGCAAATAAAGTGGGACaaacatttaagaaaaaaaaatttattattaaatttctACATTAAGGTGGTAACTTTATCCAATCTGCGTCTGTGATTTGATTTTTAAGATATAGTTGTTCAACATCATGTTAAATGACAATCGGAATAGGGCAGCAGGCAACATACCTATACACATCCTATGACGCAAAGTGAGACATTTCTATAGAATGCCTGACATAGTAAGAGAGATCACCTAACGGATTCAAATTTTATCCGGCCATTTTTgatgtgtatttgatattttgtagcaaaggacctctttcacgaacaatggaaatttgcccacgaaccaattttattaaaattaaatgtcaTATGGAGCAACATAAATACAAACCCTCGAAATACGTTAAAAAAACttaaaaggtcccaggggcctgtgctatggtaaaattaaagttgcccagtagaggtgtgtgacagggttccctttttgatccaaaaaggtatcaaaataatgtttaagGTCgtcaaactgtattattttctaaagAGTTCagacaaaaatgttaaattttggGTGTAAACGGTAAATTTGTCGTTGAAAGGCTATAATATTGCAAGGTCTATTTTCAGTAACGATACATGATGGTATGAATATACTTATTTTGGATCATTAATCACTAATCTAAcggtgtcaacattaatatgtAATCAAATACTCATCTGTAACgcttgatatgatttcaaattgatttatttagtgatactttgtagaaaaaatTAAGTTtcacatatttcaaaacatttggGTGTTTTAAGACCATAATGATATATAAGCGGTTTGGCATTTGAAGTAACTTCACTAATATGTCctgttctaatgatttattttgtaattatagagcATATTTATAGTGAAGAGAGTGATTAAAATGCGATTCTGTAACGGTGTGGTTTGAGAGGGAAGAGTTACCAGGTTACATGGGTCATGTTACAAACCTACAGTAGTTAAATCATTTGCAGGGCTATCACTTCTCATAGATTAACATTTCTGTTGATTCATGCTAACAAAAATCTAAATCTCATCACTTTTACATTTTATGATGAtttagattttaagtttaatttggtCGGGAAACTCATTCAGGTATCAATTCAGATTTAGAGACATTCATGTCAAAGATTTCTTTAATCATGCAAAATAACTAACTGAATGTAGcagttttaataataaaaaagcaCGTTATCTATAAGTATATCATCAAAACTTGATTATatctttattgtcaataatcatatttgaattccatgttagTATCATTTGAtgataagaaaatgaaaaagcTTAACTGAATATTAGACACAAAAGAAAGGCTTCGATCATAGAATAATTGTACATGGTAAAGAGCGTGTGGCGATGAAACCGTTTTATTCCATACTATATAAACCGAATTTGGTCTTAAAATTGTATGAATTTTATAAGTAATTCTGAAGTAATCCTTATGAACAAAGGCATCTCTAAAAATGTTAATTGgcggatatgatattaaataatgGAGCAACCGTCAAACAGAAAATGAGAGTGTCTGatcaaactggaaatcatttaGATGCAGTATATTGCATATACTTTATGTTACTAAGTTTGTCTCACATATAAaatttgccccccccccctgacAGGTATAATTCATATGGTGATAaccaaatttcttataaaaatcaaaatttaatacctTAAATGATAAATCTTAAGCCATTTTGATTgcaagtatgatgtgtttacgaTACACAAAGCTAATTATGATAAACAAAACTGCGGACCACAAACACTTTTGATTGTTTCATTAAGCATAAAATATGCTGTTAGtttttaaactgaaaaaaaatcttagttaaccTTTATGGAATTAATGAAAATtctaataaaattaaaaaactcATAATCAAACTTCAGTTaattgatcacaaaatgttctgaACAATCAAAATCGTAAACTGCTAGGAAGTAATAAATGTAGTTAAATTAATACAACTTTGAACGAAAAAATCACAAATCATTctttcttgttttgtttttgttttttgtttaacacaaaaacttGAAATGGTGTAATTTAATGCCATTGCCAACACTTTGAAAGCAcaatatttttagaaacaacaacattatatattaataacaataacaatatataggttatcatatattacttgacatttaatgtaactaatgagtattagataaaattaagaaatttctttctttgttttctcaattttatgattgaaaatGGCCATGGTGCAACCATGGTGTAATATTGACCTTTAtacgacaaatttaccggtctacaatttttctgaaattttcactacgtttacttcaggtaatgagccaactttttagaaaaaaaatttggTGCACTCATACTGGAAGTGGatgaatcaccattgttaataaatgacatggccgaaaataacaccatAAATTTCAACATTACTGTCTTGAAAACGTAgccaaatttttatttgttatattttgcctacatatttgtgatcataatatgtaattatttatactcttcggaaaataatacagtttgatgacataaaacattattttgatacgtttttggatcaaaaagggaaccctgtcattcTCCTCTACTGGGCAACTTTAATTTGGCTATAGCATAGGCCCCTGGGactttttgaattgttttaaatgtatatagAGGGTttgcatttacatgtatgttgctacatataacatttaattttaataaaattggttcgtgggcaaattccCAATTATTTGATGATAGCAGTATAGTGTTTTTATTGGTCATCTTACTGGTACTCCTAAGGGATTGTGTAGATTGTCCACAGCAATTTTTACCACTTGTACAGCTGTCTTGGATTTTTCAGCTTATTGCAAATCTATTCACAAATAGAAATAGATCATGTTTATCATATTAAAAAAGCATTTAATATGGGtgacatatattttataaaacacacacaaaacaataaaGTATTGTCAACATTCTTGGTTCTGTTCATTGCAAATAAGCTAACAAAGCTTGTTAGGTTTCATTAATGGTTCTGGTACCATTGCTAAGTACAACAGGCTATCTCAAATCTTTATCACATCAAATTAAGTCATGCGTATAAATTCGTTTGCCAACCTCTCGCTGTTCCTTTGTTGTGTATTCGGAAGAGATATGCGGGCCCTATATGTCAGGGATGCTACACGTGCAGTCACTCTCCCGTGACGAAGTAGGCTTCCGGTTTTTACCACTCCAGATACCTTGTCTATCGGATTAATCGCCTGATTAGTCAAAGAATTCCAGACCTAGCCACTTCTGACAGTGTATCCAAGCTGGCAAATATATTACTATGTAAATTAAGCTAgaaaatcattaacaaatatCTGTCTATTGAATTTTTATCACCCAGACATATATGCTACAGCGTGCTACGACCAAAACTAGTCTTCGAGGTTATCCACTATGACGTAACATGACAGGAACACAAATAATTCACATGGGTTTTATTTTTGAGAATCATACATTCAAATCCcttaattcattttcttttataacatatcaaccgagattttttttttcaaaaattgtgaCTACACCATCTGAAATTCTGATCGTTAATTACATAGCAGAGTATAATCATATGATTATAAGTTTTAATTAGTAGCATATAAAAACCTTTGTGGATACAAGGAACCCTTCCTATCGTAATAAagcggagttgccaatctcccAAATACATGTTTTTACTATTCAATTCTTTTTGTTTTAGACGTCTTTTATTGACGTCATCATTCATAGTAGTTACATAACACAAAACTACAAAGCTTTATAGAATAGTTAGACTACCGTGTGGTAGgtaaattaaatcattaaattcCCTACTGCCAAATTGTAAGCATTTGTGCGTATTGGGAACGCCCACTACTGGGAAAGTCGAAATGAGCCAAACACGAAAACGTTCCTTTATGACCTATGTTTGATACTTCTTAAGAGATTCGCCGATACTTTATGTTTGTCTTTGTTGTGCACAAAGCATGGACACGTAGTAATCAGCACATTTTATTGGaaaattttctttataattgtctttatattttttaaactgAAATTTCGATGCAATTAGCATTTTGTACACATATGGCCAATATTTTGACCATAAGTTATCAAATGAGTAAATTACTTTTTTATATTCCGGTTCATTTTGTCTTTACACGTATTTATCACTGTGGTTCagcatattttgaatatttggaAAATCAAGCATCCATTTTATATGTGGTTTAAACGGTACTTCATATAATATGTTAGGTAGACACTGCTGAACAAGGGCATTAGACATCTGAGGCAAGTGAATTTGTGTATTCAGCGCTTCTGGCCTGGCAGCAATTTCCTCCGTCGAGGGTCAATAGCGGTCAGCAAGGCCACGTGATGAGTTTACCTTACTCTGTGGTTAGGTCTCTATCAGTCTGTTTCCTTACGTCATAACAGATAACTGCCAGTCCTGCAGCATTAGATGTTAATGGTGCATACAGTCAGAACATTTAATGTAATTTCGTTTACAACAGTCGACAACAAAATTCGgaataaatatatcttataaatattactatttcatattatgtatAATGTTTTTGTATGATAGTATCGTATTTGTGAACAAATATACAGTTGTATTATTTTTCGTATGTTCATCTGTTAAATGAATTTGTAACGAGAAAATAGgtttttattcaaaatgttGAAGAACAAGTTCCAAATGGGCCATGTTTAAaggtgaaaaaaaatcaagataaaGAGGTGCTTTAATATATTCTGTTGTTATAAAACACCTGTGATTTTTTTCCTGTGAACACTAATCTATACTAAAATCAAtacgtaatatatatatataaatgtattcaaaacataaagTTCACGATTTGCGATAACAAGATGAGTTTAGATGCATGTTTTGCTATGTACATTgaacatgtttgttttatttatttaattaatcaaatacaatatctgaaaagaataaaatgaaaatgctgtagttgccaggtacttacCGCTTGCCGGTAGTTTTTCTCCGGTACTCgggctttccttcaccaacaaTATTGGCACGTTGAACTAATAAAACAACACCGTTTCAAACAGACATCTAAATGACACTAAAATGATTCAGGGTTTAGATAGCATTGATAGTATTTTATACTGAATATGAGGACTTTAGTTTATAGGAGTTGAGGAGGGGTTTACAATAACATGCCCACGATGAAATGGCCatcacccccacccccaccccgaATCCAACTGTGGTAACAGGCAAAATCGCAACGAGCAGAACCACTTTGTAGATACATACATATAGATTGTACTCAGTCTGAAATATACATTAGCCTCAACCAAttagaaatatcaaaatgtcatCAAATGTAAACTTTCTCTAAACAAGAAAGTGGCTTTACGTATTAAACACTTTGTAATTGTATATAATCATGATTTAAACAATCAGataacatttttgtatttacattaaCGACTTCCTCTGTggcagtaatatatatatgaatgtcTTAGATAACTATCTACAATTAACATCAATTTCGACTACCTCGGTCATATTCCCCTAATGTACTCCGTACTTTCAGTATCATATGGCACTGTTGCATTAAATTTCTGTTTTCGggtggttttttttgttgttgtgagATATGCACATGCTTTTTATCGAACTTAGATGTTctttttgataatgattttatttcttatCTTGCTATAATAATAGTAACAGCGAAAACCATATTTCGTCAGATATATAAGTATAGTAATTACAgtaataatacatgtagatacgcCTTTCTTTTATGCTGTTATGTCTAACGAATAAACAGCGGATAGTGGTCAGATGTGTTCATAATCATCAAACAGGGAATATTTTAAGGGTACatattttaaaactgaaaaataatgtTCCATACTTCCCACCGAGTTCAACCATAAAATTATAAGACAATTGCATGAAGAAGTTCTGTGATGAAAGAActattttacatgaaaataaaatattactacaTAGCGTAggaaacaatattgaacataacATAGACCCTCATGTTGATGATTACTGCCGTATAAACCAGTAACTTGATAACCGCCCACAAATATAATAACATCAGGTGTAATTTAGTAGTGTGAGGCAACTTTGTACAAGCATCAACATGGCAGGTAATAAACTTATTCAACTTAATGATACATCTATATAGCGGCATTGACGCAGAAATAAACAGAATTCAAACGTGTATTATAAACTGGATCTGATGAAAGCAATTACACTATCCTAAAGATAATAAATTATAGCAAGATATTGTGACACTCAACTCTCCTTTAAACTATGTCAGTAAGATACATCAAAACCAACATTAGGAACGTTTCCAAACGGTCTTTGATATGAAGAAAAGATACACTGAACAAAAACGTTTTTAATTTAATAAGACATACAGATGTGGAACATATAGTGCAAATTTAAAACATGAATCGTATACAGTTACACATGATAGTGTTACAATGGGTCATAGGTCAACTTCTGATGGAGTTCAGCTTCAAATACAATGATTAGTTGATATATCTACTTAGTTAGTTTACCCTGCTAAAATTCCTACATAAAGCCAGCGAAATAATGTCCTTACAATGCACagcaaataaaattgtatttatctaaaatatatattgcttTGAGACAGGAGAAtaacttttttctt
This portion of the Argopecten irradians isolate NY chromosome 6, Ai_NY, whole genome shotgun sequence genome encodes:
- the LOC138325002 gene encoding hippocalcin-like protein 1, translated to MGNNSSHKGLSKAEIRQLEKLSNFSKDEIRDWHKEYQQSKKGSHLTVQEFKDVYSRMYGADAGQFAGHVFRTFDTNGDGKVDFREFLIGLSVTSADDIDQKLKWAFTMYDMDGDGTISREEMLDMMTSVYRMTPTIVKPPDVATPEMMTTKLFGEIDENGDGSITWEEFRTGAKADPLVLNMLQLNPDPL